From one Passer domesticus isolate bPasDom1 chromosome 15, bPasDom1.hap1, whole genome shotgun sequence genomic stretch:
- the EMP2 gene encoding epithelial membrane protein 2, which translates to MLILLAFIIVFHITSAALLFISTIDNAWWVGDNFSADVWRVCTTNRSTCMAITDEFNEYQSIQAVQATMILSTIFCCVAFLVFILQLFRLKQGERFVLTSVIQLLSCLCVMIAASIYTDRHEELHQSRGYVMEVSKGQYGYSFVLAWIAFAFTLISGVMYLVLRKRK; encoded by the exons ATGCTGATTCTCCTGGCCTTCATTATCGTGTTTCACATAacctcagcagcactgctgttcaTCTCAACTATCGACAAT GCCTGGTGGGTGGGAGATAACTTTTCTGCAGATGTCTGGAGAGTGTGTACCACAAATAGGAGCACCTGTATGGCTATCACTGATGAGTTCAATG AGTATCAATCAATTCAGGCTGTTCAGGCCACCATGATCCTTTCTACGATTTTCTGCTGTGTGGCATTTCTGGTTTTCATTCTTCAACTCTTCCGTCTAAAGCAAGGAGAAAGATTTGTGTTAACCTCTGTTATCCAGCTCCTGTCAT GTCTGTGTGTTATGATTGCAGCTTCCATTTACACAGACAGGCATGAAGAACTGCACCAGAGCCGTGGATATGTAATGGAAGTTTCCAAAGGCCAATATGGCTATTCCTTTGTCTTAGCTTGGATTGCCTTTGCCTTTACCCTGATCAGTGGAGTGATGTACTTAGTATTAAGGAAGCGTAAATAA